The genomic interval TACTTTTCGTCAGAAAGCCACTTTTCCGGCAATTCATGATGTAAACCGATACTTTTGACTGCATCCACCTCTTTGCCCTCAACGTGCAGAATACGTGGGAAGTGTTCGTCAAGGTAGATTGTTTTTCCGTCCAGTGAATATCCACCGGTGTACTTTATGTCATAATCCGTGCTGACCTTGACCTCACTTGAACTTTTCCTTTTAATGACATTGCCTACCACCTTGTTATCCAGTATTACATTATTTCCATCTAAAAGAACAAGGCTCCCCTTTTCCAACTTCCTGTCAATGCTTGCAACGGCAAAAGTTGGATCCACATAATTTATGCAATAGATAATATGTTCGTTTTTCTTGATACCATCCTTGTGCTCAATAACTTCAAATTGCGTCATATTAAAGTAATTGAATTAATACTATTTAAGTATAGGGCTATTCTGATAAGAATACAACGTGCTTTGAGCTTTGGCAGAAACTAAATGGCCCCGAGATAAGATAAAGTGAAAAAGTTCTATATTGATCATTAAAATACCACACAATGCGAATCAGCGATAACGTTCAACTTATAGACGGAACAATGGCCAACTGTTATTTTATCAAGATTAATGATAAGAATATTCTCGTTGACTGTGGGACGAAGTCATCAGCTAAAAAGATCATAAAATTTTTTGAAGTCCTAGGAATTTCACCTAATATTGTTCTGATAACACATGATCACCCGGATCACATAGGTGGCCTCAGCATTATTTACGATAGATTTAAGCCAGAAATATATGCAAATAAGATCGAAGTCCCGACCATACAGGGCAAAGAAAAAATGCGTACGGCAGGAACATTCATGTCTAGAGTTGTCGGTGGCCTCATGAAGTCCATGCCAGTTCAGGATGTTTTGCCACTCGAAAAGTTTAAAATGAAGGATCTTAGCGTTGTGGAGACACCGGGACATACGGCGGGAAGTACCTCGTTTTTTTACGAACCTGAGAGAATGATGTTTGTTGGAGATGCCGTTGTGGTACACAATGGGGAACTCAACATAAACAAACAATTCACTGCCGACATGGATGAAGCAAAGAAGTCCGAGAAAAAAATAATATCATACTCGCCTGTAACGATACTTCCAGGACATGGAAAACCACTCAGGATTTAGTTTTGTCCAACTGTTCCTTGATTTCACGAAGACTAAGAGAGATATGCGCTCTTGCATTGTGAGGATGGATGCTTTCGTCGCTTTCAGATGAAACTTTGATCATAGTTTCTTGAGGAAAATCAGCAAATTTTTCAGCTGCCTTAGCAGCTACTTCGCGTACTATGTCCTCCACAAACATTGGTTTCTTATGTGAATTATATACAAGTCTGGCTTCGTCCATCCTCTTCAATAATGACTGCAGAGAACCTCCAAGAACATCTTCGCATATTTTGATCATATCATCCGCCTCTGGTAGACTACCATCTGGTGTCTCTATCTCAAGCGTGATCCTATTCCGCTGATTGTGCGTTACAGTTGGTATTTTTTTCAATGCCACTTCCAACTCTGGGAAATCGGAAACCATTAACGCGCGAGTTGATTCCATAGCACATGGGCATGAGCTCATCCCTTGAACAACAACACCGATAGAAAGTCTATGCACGCCGTTTGATCGCGCCACTGCATTACTGAATATTGTGTAAGGCACAAATATGTCCATTCCTGCATCGTTCTTTCCTTTCCTGAAGTAGTCCGCAGATACGTAAACTCTGGAGACTGTTGAATAAGGCATCTTTTCAAGAGCTAGAGAGGCGACCTTGAACGAGACATCCTCGATAGAATGAAGCGAATGGGACGAAATAACACTATAAATAGATTCTATTTCTCTTGAGAAATCGGCACCCTTCCTCCCTTCTGGCAAGTCAACGAAAACGTTGGCAGTGGCAGAAAGATCTATGATATGCCCATTTCTCTCAATCTTTATGGGAAATTTTACGCCAGAAACTCCTGCCTCATTTATTGAAATTTTATAATATGGTGACGTTGCCTGTACGTCTGGGGATTCTATCACTGTGATGTTCCTCTTTTAGAAGTTTCTTCTGCATACTTCTGCTGAACAAGCGTCTCTATTTCCTTATACTTATCTTCAAGAGTTTTTTGCTGTCGCTCTAGAGTCTTTATTCTTATTTCGCTTAGCTCTTTCTGTTCGGAAAGTTCATCTATCAATTTCTTTCGATCCTCTACCCGATAGAGTATATTTCCAACGCTTTTGTATACTGGTGTATCCTCGGATATCGAAGAGAGCTCCTTAAGAGACTTCTCGAGCTCTTTAATTCGAGAATCAAGCTGATACCTCTGACTGACAACCTGTTCTATCTGGGATTCAATTTGTTGAGCTTGCTTAAGTTGATTTTGAATATACTGACTTATATCATTTTCCAATTCTATTCGACCCCTTTCATTATATCGGTTACAACCTTGAACCATCTTGTAAACGAAGACAAGGCTGCTCTCATTGCTGCGATATCAGGCGATGATATATAAATATAAAAGTAGTTCGAATTTTCATCGATTCTTATTCTTGATCTTCCGACGTTGCTAACGAGATCAGGTTGCATAGCACGAATATAATCACCAAACTCACTCTTTTGGACAGTTATCTTGACCTCAAACTTCAATGAATAGGTATCCCTTTTTATCTCTTTATTGTTTTCTCTATGCTGTGACTGTGGATTAAACGTAACCTGAATGTCTAACTAACCTACAGCAAAAATTAAAATTAAACTACACAATAAAGTTAAGCTTCGGGGCCCGTGGCCTAGTATGGATAAGGCACCGTCCTTCTAAGTCGGTGATCGTGGGTCCAAATCCCACCGGGCCCGTTTGAAGTAGTAAAATTTTATAATTAGAAACTACCTGTTTAAATATTAATTCACTAAACTCACATAATTTCACAATTAAATTTGCCAATACATAACTGGGTCCAGAACTTTAAATTATAGCAGATAACCACTTGACCAAGTAAAACTACAGACAAGCTCTCCGATTAAGAAAATAAGAGCCTGTTCATATCCAGAAGTAAATGTTGTGGGCCAAGTGGAGTACCGCTCCCCTAAGCGCTGCAATGAAACGATAAAACTAACCTTAATGGACAATAGTTTCTGTTTAATCTGTGAAATCTACTTTGCCTCTCATTACACTAAAAAATGTAGGCATGAGAGGAAATTTAAAATACGTTGGTTCATTAAAACACTTGACAGATGAGTGAAAGTGAAGAAACTTTACTAGATTCTACCGTTTGCGAGGATGAGCTGAGTAGACTGCGGAAAGCATCGGCTCTCATGGTTGTCCTCACTCTTATGGCTTATTTGAACTTCGTGCTCAAGTTGCTGGCCGTAGACGTAATAGTAATTGTTCTCGGAATTTTGGCCTTTATTTTCCTTTTCCGCACTTTTTCAGGTCTAGGATACATATCTGAAAGATATTCTATTGGTAATATGGGCGTGATTTTAGAGATACTTGGGGTGTTACTGGCTTTCAGCGGTTATTTTTCTCTTCTGAATAGATCATTTTATGGCCTTTTCTTAGCAATACCCGGCCTGGTGATTGCCATAATAGGTCTTATTTTGGTTGCTGTTGGTATTCATAGACTTGGAGCAGGTCTTGATAGCTCCTCACTCAAAACAGGAGCATATCTTACAGTAATACCTTTTCTTAACATTATAGGCTGGATTGTGGTGCTTATAGGATCTTATTGATTTCAGAACGGTCTTCGTCATTTTCTTGAAAACTTTTCTATACTTACTGTCGGTACAGATAGGTTGAAGACATACGCATACGCCTTGCTAGCCTTTATTGGAGCTTCGATGTGGGGGCTTTCTGCGACGATCGCTCAGTACTTATTTTCGGTATATAATTTTCCTGCCTTTCTATTATTATTTCTTCGTCTATTCGTTTCTACTTTGATATTGCTTCCATTTGTAAAGCTTAACTACAAAGCAATTTTTTCTTGGGAAATAGTATTATTTGCAATCTTTGGTGTACTGCTTTCTCAGTTAACCTACCTTTTGACGATTGAATATGCAAATGCTTCAATTGCCACTGTTCTGCAATACCTCTTTTTACCACTCGTGGCCTTATTTGAGATGATCAGATTTAAAATTAAAAATACCCTGTTAATTTTCGCTGTTATTCTCGCATTTGCCGGGACGTTTATTATTGCCACGGACTTACAACTAAAAATAGTTATTCCTATAATAGCAGTTGTCACCGGATTGTTGTCTGCTTTCGCAGCTGCATACTATACTTTGGCGTCCAGAGGCCTTTTGAGTAAATTCAATTCCTGGTCTATGATGCTCTCTGGTTTCATCATAGGTTCTATTGTATCTTTTCCTTTCTCTTTCATAGGAGACACAAATTACTTCGTCGGAAGATCTCTGGACTTTATCTTGACTGTTTTAGGCCTCGCAATGCTAGTAGTAGTTCTTGGAACAGTAATAGGGTATGGTTTCTATCTGAAGAGTCTTGAAAGAATCAGTGGAAGTGAGGCGGCAATATTTGCAACGATGGAACCACTGACCGCAATGATTTCCTCTCTCATTCTGCTTGGAACAAGACTT from Thermoplasmatales archaeon carries:
- a CDS encoding MBL fold metallo-hydrolase → MRISDNVQLIDGTMANCYFIKINDKNILVDCGTKSSAKKIIKFFEVLGISPNIVLITHDHPDHIGGLSIIYDRFKPEIYANKIEVPTIQGKEKMRTAGTFMSRVVGGLMKSMPVQDVLPLEKFKMKDLSVVETPGHTAGSTSFFYEPERMMFVGDAVVVHNGELNINKQFTADMDEAKKSEKKIISYSPVTILPGHGKPLRI
- the mptA gene encoding GTP cyclohydrolase MptA yields the protein MIESPDVQATSPYYKISINEAGVSGVKFPIKIERNGHIIDLSATANVFVDLPEGRKGADFSREIESIYSVISSHSLHSIEDVSFKVASLALEKMPYSTVSRVYVSADYFRKGKNDAGMDIFVPYTIFSNAVARSNGVHRLSIGVVVQGMSSCPCAMESTRALMVSDFPELEVALKKIPTVTHNQRNRITLEIETPDGSLPEADDMIKICEDVLGGSLQSLLKRMDEARLVYNSHKKPMFVEDIVREVAAKAAEKFADFPQETMIKVSSESDESIHPHNARAHISLSLREIKEQLDKTKS
- a CDS encoding prefoldin subunit beta is translated as MENDISQYIQNQLKQAQQIESQIEQVVSQRYQLDSRIKELEKSLKELSSISEDTPVYKSVGNILYRVEDRKKLIDELSEQKELSEIRIKTLERQQKTLEDKYKEIETLVQQKYAEETSKRGTSQ
- a CDS encoding CTAG/PCC1 family protein, yielding MKFEVKITVQKSEFGDYIRAMQPDLVSNVGRSRIRIDENSNYFYIYISSPDIAAMRAALSSFTRWFKVVTDIMKGVE
- a CDS encoding DUF973 family protein, with amino-acid sequence MSESEETLLDSTVCEDELSRLRKASALMVVLTLMAYLNFVLKLLAVDVIVIVLGILAFIFLFRTFSGLGYISERYSIGNMGVILEILGVLLAFSGYFSLLNRSFYGLFLAIPGLVIAIIGLILVAVGIHRLGAGLDSSSLKTGAYLTVIPFLNIIGWIVVLIGSY
- a CDS encoding EamA family transporter yields the protein MKTYAYALLAFIGASMWGLSATIAQYLFSVYNFPAFLLLFLRLFVSTLILLPFVKLNYKAIFSWEIVLFAIFGVLLSQLTYLLTIEYANASIATVLQYLFLPLVALFEMIRFKIKNTLLIFAVILAFAGTFIIATDLQLKIVIPIIAVVTGLLSAFAAAYYTLASRGLLSKFNSWSMMLSGFIIGSIVSFPFSFIGDTNYFVGRSLDFILTVLGLAMLVVVLGTVIGYGFYLKSLERISGSEAAIFATMEPLTAMISSLILLGTRLHVFQYLGAGLILFAILIISMNNLFLKKKPKIKAQSRG